A stretch of Xenopus laevis strain J_2021 chromosome 8S, Xenopus_laevis_v10.1, whole genome shotgun sequence DNA encodes these proteins:
- the rpl39.S gene encoding ribosomal protein L39 S homeolog: MSSHKTFKIKRFLAKKQKQNRPIPQWIRMKTGNKIRYNSKRRHWRRTKLGL; the protein is encoded by the exons ATG tCGTCCCACAAGACATTCAAAATTAAGAGGTTTCTTGCAAAGAAGCAGAAACAGAACAGACCCATCCCACAGTGGATCCGCAtgaaaacaggcaacaagatcag ATACAACTCAAAGAGGAGACACTGGAGAAGGACCAAGCTTGGCCTGTAA
- the upf3b.S gene encoding regulator of nonsense transcripts 3B, whose amino-acid sequence MKEDKENAKPKERKVDQEAGEEGEKSEKLKEKKEVLSKVIIRRLPPSLTKEQLEEHLQPLPDHDYFEFFSNDSSLFPHMFSRAYINFKSPEDIVLFRDRFDGYVFLDHRGQEYPAIVEFAPFQKVAKKKSKKQDSKIGTIDEDPEYRKFLDSYTMDEEKLTSTPETLLEEIEARYKEMIAKKTTPLLSFLKNRQRLRDEKREERRKRELERKRQREEERRKWKEDERRNKKEAEKQKKFEKPPEKELEQSKDEPKIKLLKKPEKEEERYADKKFKTRKFEKETIKEERCSTGKKLDGEVREEKTKKVEVEYVKDYRDKDYREKDYRDKEYRDKDYRDKEYRDKDYREKDYRDKEYDREKRQRDKEKSRYHEDDRRKPRDRYEKDRCFKRREEDYRKERDLVRERVRKQDVTESPQNTEKSERIAREEKKEDSAKRDRIRNKDRPAMQLYQPGARSRSRLTPCDESPAKTGEQNAEKNVGDSKVKEGE is encoded by the exons ATGAAGGAGGATAAGGAGAATGCCAAGCCCAAGGAGAGAAAAGTGGACCAGGAAGCCGGGGAGGAAGGAGAGAAGTCGGAGAAgctgaaggaaaagaaagaagttcTGAGTAAG GTGATCATTCGTCGTTTGCCTCCCAGTCTAACCAAAGAGCAACTGGAGGAGCACCTTCAACCGTTACCGGACCATgactattttgagtttttttccaatgactctAG TTTGTTTCCTCATATGTTCTCAAGGGCATATATTAACTTCAAAAGTCCCGAAGACATTGTGTTATTTAGAGATCGCTTTGATGGATATGTGTTTCTTGATCACAGAG GTCAAGAATATCCTGCTATTGTGGAATTTGCACCTTTTCAAAAAGTAGCGAAGAAGAAAAGCAAGAAACAGGACTCAAAAATTGGAACCATTGACgaag ATCCAGAATACAGAAAGTTTCTTGACTCTTACACTATGGATGAAGAGAAACTGACATCAACCCCAGAGACTTTGCTAGAAGAAATAGAGGCAAGATATAAGGAAATGATAG CCAAGAAGACTACACCTCTGCTAAGTTTCTTGAAAAACAGACAG AGACTTAGAGATGAAAAACGTGAAGAGAGGAGAAAGCGAGAACTAGAACGAAAAAGACAGAGAGAAGAGGAGAGGAGAAAGTGGAAAGAGGATGAACGAAGAAATAAGAAAGAAGCAGAGAAgcagaaaaaatttgaaaaacctcCAGAAAAAGAGCTGGAACAGTCAAAGGATGAGCCAAAAATTAAG CTTCTTAAAAAGcctgaaaaagaagaagagaggtATGCAGATAAAAAGTTTAAGACAAGgaaatttgaaaaagagactataAAAGAAGAGCGATGCTCTACCGGAAAGAAATTGGATGGTGAAGTCAGAGAggagaaaacaaaaaa GGTTGAAGTGGAATATGTGAAGGACTACCGGGATAAGGATTATAGAGAGAAAGACTATAGGGATAAGGAATACAGAGACAAGGATTATAGGGATAAGGAATACAGAGATAAAGACTATCGTGAAAAGGACTACAGGGATAAAGAATATGACCGAGAGAAGCGACAAAGAGATAAGGAGAAATCAAGATATCATGAGGATGATCGCCGTAAGCCTAGGGATCGTTACGAGAAAGACAGGTGTTTCAAGCGGAGGGAAGAGGATTATAGGAAGGAACGAGATTTGGTAAGAGAGAGAGTAAGAAAGCAAGACGTGACGGAGAGTCCTCAGAACACAGAGAAATCTGAGAGAATAGCTCGTGAGGAGAAGAAAGAAGATAGTGCCAAAAGAGATCGAATCAGAAACAAG GATCGGCCTGCAATGCAGTTATACCAGCCTGGAGCCAGAAGCAGGAGCCGACTGACACCATGTGATGAAAGCCCGGCAAAGACAGGAGAgcaaaatgcagagaaaaacgtTGGTGACAGTAAGGTGAAAGAAGGAGAGTAA
- the ndufa1.S gene encoding NADH dehydrogenase [ubiquinone] 1 alpha subcomplex subunit 1, giving the protein MWYEILPGYAIMTACLMVPGLATAWIHRFTNGGKEKRIARFDYQWYLMERDKRVSGKHLYYKSKGLENID; this is encoded by the exons ATGTGGTACGAAATCCTCCCCGGTTACGCTATCATGACCGCTTGTCTAATGGTGCCGGGACTGGCTACCGCCTGGATCCATCGATTCACTAATGGGGGCAAG GAGAAGAGAATTGCTCGTTTTGACTATCAATGGTATCTCATGGAGAGGGATAAAAGAGTTTCTGGGAAACATTTGTATTACAAATCAAAG GGGTTGGAAAATATTGATTGA
- the LOC108700548 gene encoding putative defense protein 3 — MFRMCLRDVATLFTLTTLLKVSIEFPTGAPTSACETMMPGHPGVVPQSSPSPYIIKTNSSSYTKGNPIQVQIIGPGYRGILLESRTFRSTATLGTWLQPVNNTKVLSCPENSRGAMTHSNIILKTQATTYTWMPPETVCPNIIFFIATIAEGYDTYWLGVRSSFIWRDSSVTCSNGTTVPWISSVSVMLLLLLLLLF; from the exons ATGTTCAGAATGTGTTTGCGGGATGTTGCAACGCTGTTCACCTTGACAACTCTTCTGAAGGTGTCTATTGAATTTCCAACTGGAGCCCCAACATCAGCCTGTGAAACAATGATGCCCGGTCATCCAGGAGTTGTTCCACAGTCCTCACCATCACCCTACATAATTAAGACCAACTCTAGCTCTTACACCAAGGGTAACCCAATACAAg TACAGATAATTGGCCCTGGATACAGAGGGATCCTGCTGGAGAGCCGGACCTTTAGAAGTACAGCAACACTTGGAACATGGCTCCAACCTGTTAATAATACCAAGGTCCTAAGT tgtCCTGAAAACTCGCGAGGTGCAATGACTCATTCCAATATCATTTTAAAGACACAGGCTACTACATACACTTGGATGCCCCCAGAGACTGTCTGCccaaatataattttctttat AGCAACTATAGCTGAGGGGTATGATACCTATTGGCTTGGTGTTCGATCCTCATTTATCTGGAGGG ATTCATCTGTAACATGCAGCAATGGTACTACAGTTCCCTGGATAAGCTCTGTGTCTGTAATGCTGTTGCTTCTCCTTCtcttattattttaa
- the LOC108700139 gene encoding ankyrin repeat domain-containing protein SOWAHD has protein sequence MEETRAPTWASTGESGEFQNSYFGNKKGNNVCRQENPKTSSPRLRRTESANRTPSPATISRRKRGVRGSMWSTAGSLPLRGASIAASNFDIIDGPEEQVLDSAVSSLVLDPNEHAWMLIAAEGNFDELKEFLWLDQSLLYKRDFVTGYSIIHWMAKHGHHEDLIKVMDFAHASGHTMDINVRDSGGLTPLHIAALHGHVMVVKVLVGAFNADIHARDHNGRKPWQYLGPGTAKKLQELLGSPEEESYALAAMNVNNNCHPKNLQVCDETDAAPKLTVAVAPLQNLFKSAYSFLKKW, from the coding sequence ATGGAAGAAACAAGGGCACCCACATGGGCCAGTACTGGAGAATCTGGGGAATTTCAGAATTCTTACTTTggaaacaaaaaaggaaacaatgtttGTAGACAAGAAAACCCAAAGACCAGTTCTCCCAGGTTACGGAGGACAGAAAGTGCCAACAGGACCCCATCACCCGCTACAATATCAAGAAGGAAAAGAGGCGTTAGAGGGAGTATGTGGAGCACTGCAGGGTCCTTGCCTCTTAGAGGAGCATCCATAGCTGCATCTAATTTTGATATTATCGATGGACCAGAAGAGCAGGTACTGGATTCAGCTGTCAGCAGCTTGGTACTGGATCCTAATGAACATGCATGGATGCTGATTGCTGCAGAGGGCAATTTTGATGAGCTAAAGGAATTTTTATGGCTGGATCAGAGCCTTTTGTACAAGAGAGACTTTGTTACTGGTTACTCCATCATCCATTGGATGGCTAAGCATGGCCACCATGAGGACCTGATCAAGGTCATGGACTTTGCTCATGCTAGTGGACACACCATGGATATTAATGTCCGTGACAGTGGCGGACTTACCCCTCTGCATATCGCTGCCTTGCATGGTCATGTCATGGTTGTGAAGGTGCTGGTTGGTGCATTCAATGCAGATATCCATGCTAGGGACCACAATGGGCGCAAGCCCTGGCAGTATCTAGGACCAGGCACTGCAAAGAAACTTCAAGAGCTGCTGGGATCTCCTGAGGAAGAGAGTTATGCATTAGCTGCAATGAATGTGAATAATAATTGCCACCCCAAAAATCTTCAAGTGTGTGATGAAACAGATGCTGCCCCAAAACTCACGGTTGCCGTAGCACCTCTACAAAACCTTTTCAAAAGCGCCTACAGTTTTCTGAAGAAATGGTAA